In Drosophila simulans strain w501 chromosome 3R, Prin_Dsim_3.1, whole genome shotgun sequence, a single window of DNA contains:
- the LOC6727582 gene encoding atrophin-1, which produces MTIPSRPAPAPPGSRGQSAAAGANASLEQLRLQLQQQHLQQQQAAGGGLQKLTIKLPPPPKGPLQSQHKRTAVSNNNNGSLFDEPTGGTSITRKFPQARYTPATNWDDDPFGGGSNGNDRFKKMPPPRPPPPKVLVNGQNMAKSNSSMASAVTGGTGRLMSNIFHRKKSTSTASAAATKAAAENRVYGLSSGNAGAAPSYNSSSSASSAAFSNVDWNAAWNTATTTTTTTSSSIHSSHYASQQTADAQLISFDSPPSSPTFTQKSNSDCVSVDSFSSDSNFSSPNNGSVSQPESGFEDDYHRSRPSTQSPLDPWEAVDSVGLGGVDSFGSAPVRQTYQVQSRSSDNPLCNGKSLLPPTQSLTMPTIIKPKISQKPKAPKPPPFIGGHLPPGYSISSGYAGSETPPSPPMPKGPPPPPPTSSAGISLLDVINGKVDALTLSNGCQGYMEEEVVPYAVALYDFDGIEPGDLSFREGEKIYLLDHPTPEWLRGRTRSGCEGIFPINYVDIKVPLGATGGVAAAPTASAAAPSPSPSQQQLPTALCLYHFPGEVEGDLALQENELVTVLYRINEDWLYGEVAGRQGQFPANFLDQVPANLPTL; this is translated from the exons ATGACCATTCCATCGAGACCGGCGCCCGCTCCGCCCGGATCACGTGGCCAGAGCGCCGCGGCTGGAGCGAATGCCAGCCTGGAGCAGCTGCgtctccagctgcagcagcaacacctgcagcaacagcaagcgGCCGGCGGTGGACTCCAGAAGCTGACCATCAAGCTACCGCCACCGCCCAAGGGTCCGCTGCAGTCGCAGCACAAGCGGACCGCCgtcagcaacaataacaacggcAGCCTCTTCGACGAGCCAACGGGCGGCACGAGCATCACGCGGAAGTTTCCACAGGCGCGCTACACGCCGGCCACCAACTGGGACGACGATCCATTTGGTGGCGGGAGCAACGGAAATGATCGCTTCAAGAAGATGCCACCGCCGCGACCGCCGCCGCCCAAGGTGCTGGTCAATGGGCAGAACATGGCCAAGTCCAACTCCTCGATGGCATCGGCGGTCACTGGCGGCACTGGCAGACTCATGTCGAACATTTTCCATCGCAAGAAGTCGACGTCCACGGCATCCGCCGCTGCTACCAAGGCCGCAGCGGAAAATCGTGTCTACGGCCTGAGCAGCGGCAATGCCGGTGCAGCACCAAgctacaacagcagcagcagtgcatCGTCGGCGGCCTTTAGCAATGTGGATTGGAATGCAGCGTGGAACACGGCCACCACTACTACAACTACCACCTCGAGCAGTATCCACAGCTCCCATTATGCCTCGCAGCAGACGGCCGATGCGCAGCTCATCAGCTTCGATTCGCCGCCCTCGTCGCCCACCTTTACCCAGAAGTCCAACAGCGACTGCGTCAGCGTGGACAGCTTCAGTTCGGACAGCAACTTTAGTTCGCCGAACAATGGCAGCGTTTCGCAGCCGGAGAGCGGATTCGAGGACGATTATCATCGATCACGACCCTCCACACAGAGCCCGCTGGATCCGTGGGAGGCGGTGGATAGCGTTGGACTCGGGGGAGTCGATAGCTTTGGCTCCGCCCCAGTGCGTCAGACGTACCAAGTGCAGTCGCGCAGCTCGGACAATCCGCTGTGCAATGGCAAGAGTCTGTTGCCGCCCACTCAATCGCTTACCATGCCTACCATCATCAAGCCCAAGATATCGCAAAAACCAAAGGCTCCGAAACCACCGCCATTTATTGGAGGCCATTTGCCGCCGGGTTACAGCATATCATCAGGTTACGCAGGATCGGAGACACCACCATCGCCGCCGATGCCCAAaggaccaccaccaccaccgccgacATCTAGCGCAGGAATCTCACTGCTGGACGTGATCAACGGCAAAGTAGATGCGCTAACGCTCAGCAACGGATGCCAGGGCTACATGGAGGAGGAAGTGGTTCCTTACGCCGTTGCGCTTTATGATTTCGATGGCATTGAGCCGGGCGATCTTAGTTTTAGA GAAGGCGAGAAAATCTATCTGTTGGATCATCCCACGCCGGAGTGGTTGCGCGGACGCACGCGTTCCGGATGTGAAGGCATTTTTCCAATCAACTACGTGGACATCAAGGTGCCATTAGGGGCCACTGGTGGCGTTGCTGCAGCTCCAACTGCTAGTGCTGCAGCACCGTCACCCAGTCCGTCACAACAGCAACTGCCGACGGCGCTTTGTTTGTATCACTTTCCGGGTGAAGTCGAAGGAGATCTCGCCTTGCAG GAGAACGAATTGGTCACAGTGCTTTATAGGATTAACGAGGACTGGCTGTACGGCGAGGTGGCGGGTCGTCAGGGACAGTTTCCGGCCAACTTCCTGGACCAGGTGCCCGCCAATCTGCCTACTTTGTAA
- the LOC6727583 gene encoding stabilizer of axonemal microtubules 1, with amino-acid sequence MSGDCNTYCQNACDPCQAPTDFSPCPPGSTCPPCDCGDYAGCCYQQPPRTMPILPKSHFMRSTAPLDTDTIYRRSFYANCGDNIRARPVMPCSQIRASTAPLEKCTIQKLSYMPPCPVKRTPPIVPMESGLRFEGPIYAMTSQKHDYVPKGIVKRDPIKPRVAICTSNAPMERCTIQKLSYMPIDVCQNPPPKAMVQGSHYCKPAGPMERCTIQKLSYMPVCLPAKEPTPWADKIRCVPPRYSNVCTTYNLSYMPNCNEARTAPVTPLTTLRFCGNDAGSGSTVYKLSYMPVDASRTKPAPVLPRDTFCRPSGPLERCTIQKLSYQPNCTERTPPIRPMENGLRFDGPMYAMTTQKHDFVAKPHVRRAPIMPRTAFCRPTGAMERCTVNKLSYMPVDVTCFPRAESVRPRQGFCRNEGPMEKCTTYKLSYLPNCVPPKEPLPWARYTSYCRPTGPIEKCTIQKLSYGPPGAFQRCGGPCGTGASDGPFPKAGIC; translated from the exons ATGTCCGGTGACTGCAACACGTATTGCCAAAATGCCTGCGATCCCTGCCAGGCGCCCACGGATTTCTCGCCCTGTCCGCCGGGTTCAACATGTCCGCCTTGCGACTGCGGCGACTATGCAGGATGCTGCTACCAGCAGCCGCCGCGCACCATGCCCATCCTGCCCAAGTCGCACTTCATGCGCTCCACAGCGCCGCTGGACACGGACACCATCTACCGCCGATCGTTCTATGCCAATTGTGGCGACAACATTAGGGCCCGGCCCGTAATGCCGTGCTCCCAGATCCGAGCATCCACGGCGCCGCTGGAAAAGTGCACCATACAGAAGCTATCCTACATGCCACCCTGTCCGGTGAAGCGGACGCCACCCATCGTTCCCATGGAGAGCGGCCTGCGCTTCGAGGGACCCATCTATGCGATGACCTCGCAGAAGCACGACTACGTGCCCAAGGGGATCGTGAAGCGGGATCCCATTAAGCCGCGAGTGGCTATCTGCACGTCGAATGCGCCGATGGAGCGTTGTACCATCCAGAAGCTGAGCTACATGCCCATCGATGTGTGCCAGAATCCGCCTCCGAAGGCCATGGTCCAGGGATCGCACTACTGCAAGCCGGCAGGTCCCATGGAGCGCTGCACCATCCAGAAGCTCTCCTACATGCCGGTCTGCTTGCCGGCCAAGGAGCCCACGCCCTGGGCCGACAAGATACGATGTGTGCCGCCGCGCTACTCCAATGTGTGCACCACCTACAACCTGAGCTACATGCCCAACTGCAATGAGGCACGTACGGCTCCGGTGACGCCGCTTACCACCTTGCGTTTCTGTGGCAACGACGCCGGTTCCGGCAGCACGGTGTACAAGCTCAGCTACATGCCCGTGGATGCCTCCAGGACCAAACCGGCGCCCGTCCTGCCCAGGGACACTTTCTGCCGGCCGTCAGGACCGCTGGAAAGGTGCACCATTCAAAAG CTGTCCTATCAACCAAACTGCACGGAGCGCACTCCTCCGATTCGCCCGATGGAGAATGGTCTGCGTTTCGACGGGCCCATGTATGCGATGACCACTCAGAAACACGATTTCGTGGCCAAGCCGCACGTGAGGAGGGCTCCGATCATGCCGCGAACGGCCTTCTGCCGGCCCACTGGAGCCATGGAGCGCTGCACGGTGAACAAGTTGTCGTACATGCCGGTGGACGTCACCTGTTTCCCACGCGCCGAGTCCGTCCGACCACGACAGGGATTCTGCCGGAACGAGGGACCCATGGAAAAGTGCACCACATACAAACTCAGCTACTTGCCGAACTGTGTGCCGCCCAAGGAGCCACTGCCGTGGGCCAGGTACACATCGTACTGCCGGCCAACCGGACCCATTGAGAAGTGTACTATCCAGAAACTTAGCTACGGACCGCCGGGTGCCTTCCAGCGCTGTGGAG GTCCTTGTGGAACTGGCGCTAGCGATGGCCCCTTCCCGAAAGCCGGCATTTGTTAG